The Scyliorhinus torazame isolate Kashiwa2021f chromosome 7, sScyTor2.1, whole genome shotgun sequence genome has a window encoding:
- the LOC140426898 gene encoding uncharacterized protein, with protein sequence MPPTARPPPPVHCGPRQRPPHRGPHQRLPSVNPTPAPRGSQPTPGDPSATSADRQNTPGSAAWDGARSARPAARRDISLQCARPAQSLLLSLQPPPCGQWAPPCSSPQNQWAPPSCLPQDTCGPWAPPSYPPQDPCPSGTSLGRSSPAIADDQPRLTSVTIDQSRPHNLATASTKVKVDGHEISCLLDSGSTESFIHPDTVRRCSLAVHPANQRISLASGSHSVAIRGYCIATLTVQGVEFSGFRQYALPNVCAALLLGLDFQCNLQSLTLKFGGPLPPLIVCSLVTLKVDPPSLFANLTPDCKPVTTRSRRYSTQDRTFIRSEVQRLLREGIIKASNSP encoded by the coding sequence atgcccccaaccgcacggccccctccccctgtgcattgtggaccccgccagcggccaccccatcgtggaccccatcagcgactgccctcagtcaaccccacgcctgcgccgcgcggcagccaaccaaccccgggggacccaagtgctacttctgcagacagacaaaacacccccggcagcgctgcctgggacggagcgcgctctgcaaggcctgcggcaagaagggacatttcgctgcagtgtgccaggcctgctcaatcgctgCTGTTGTCCCTGCAACCccccccgtgcggccagtgggcgccgccatgttcctctcctcagaaccaatgggcaccgccatcttgcctgccccaggacacttgcggcccgtgggcaccgccatcttacccgcctcaggacccctgcccgtcgggcacctcattgggccgctcatcgcctgcaatcgccgatgaccagccgcgtctcacctcggtcacgatcgaccagtctcgaccgcacaacctcgcgaccgcttcgacaaaggtgaaggtcgacgggcacgagatatcctgccttctggactccggaagcactgagagcttcatccatcctgatacggtaaggcgctgctccctcgcggtacaccccgctaaccaaagaatctccctggcctccggatcccactccgtggcgatccgggggtactgcatcgccaccctcaccgtccagggcgtagagttcagcggcttccggcaatACGCCCTCCCCAatgtctgcgctgccttgctactcggcctggacttccagtgcaacctccagagcctaacactgaaatttggcgggcccctaccaccccttattgtttgcagcctcgtgacccttaaggtcgacccgccttccctgtttgcaaacctcaccccggattgcaaacccgtcaccaccaggagcagacggtacagcacccaggacaggaccttcatcaggtctgaggtccagcggctgctgcgggaaggtatcatcaaggccagcaatagcccctga